Proteins encoded within one genomic window of Hyalangium minutum:
- a CDS encoding BatA domain-containing protein, producing MIFGNPWMLWGALGAFIPLLVHLFDRRRPRPHPFPPMAFVLRSQKRTASRLKLKRLLLYILRTLILLAIPIALARPELRQDAQAAAVAKGPAATAVVLDASLSMRWGKDSSLFERGRDEARDALKDLQADEPSTVLVCTSTPTAPPPLGFDRARLRALIDEAKPTYGTADLSRCMDMAARALEENPTPGKRLVLISDMTATAFRLEAPPPTVKDPTGKLVRPEVVLRDVVSGQDVLPNHALVDLKIEPALQAGPRAFQFTFTVKNYGPEALKDLEAAVREGESTLAKGFVDVPANGTAQKTLTVRFARGGTAQGSVTLAPDELPEDDRRAFVLPVPRALKALVINGSPHATRYRDEAFFVEAALSAPGSPVEVAVRDTEAGLRENFSAYDLVLMLNVPAPSKEDAERLNAFVNAGGGLFVSMGDRVDPDAYNSRLGALLPRPLRLVRTSVEREDPDAETQSAKLAQVQVEHPLFSPFTGRAEEGLIGARFYKYMLLEADNPAAAGTSQVLATYEDGAPAVAVARRGKGRVAVFTSTVDRDWSDFAIRTSFLPLMQRFAAYLTGSLEERAEQRVRVGESVTMRPETGQTVTAVRTPDGTELPVKAQPDGSLVAGPLNEPGLHAVLGAEGKPLQALDFPVTLDPAESDLTRVPTDTLTAYFGEETVKASSSDAERPKVPLWTWLIVAACAAFFLEGTLLRK from the coding sequence GTGATCTTCGGCAATCCGTGGATGCTGTGGGGCGCGCTCGGCGCCTTCATCCCCCTGCTGGTGCACCTGTTCGACCGGCGGCGGCCCCGGCCCCATCCGTTCCCGCCCATGGCCTTCGTGCTGCGCAGCCAGAAGCGCACGGCCAGCCGGCTCAAGCTCAAGCGGCTCCTCCTCTATATCCTCCGCACCCTCATCCTCCTGGCCATCCCCATCGCGCTGGCCCGGCCCGAGCTGCGACAGGATGCCCAGGCCGCGGCTGTCGCCAAGGGCCCCGCCGCCACCGCCGTGGTGCTGGATGCCTCGCTCTCCATGCGGTGGGGCAAGGACTCCTCGCTCTTCGAGCGCGGCCGGGATGAGGCGCGGGATGCGCTGAAGGACCTGCAGGCCGATGAGCCCTCCACGGTGCTGGTGTGCACGAGCACGCCCACCGCGCCGCCTCCGCTCGGCTTCGATCGCGCGCGGCTCCGGGCGCTCATCGACGAGGCCAAGCCCACCTATGGCACCGCGGACCTGTCGCGCTGCATGGACATGGCCGCGCGCGCATTGGAGGAGAACCCCACGCCCGGCAAGCGGCTGGTGCTCATCTCCGACATGACCGCCACGGCGTTCCGGCTGGAGGCCCCGCCGCCCACCGTGAAGGACCCCACCGGCAAGCTGGTGCGGCCCGAGGTGGTGCTGCGTGACGTGGTGTCCGGCCAGGACGTGCTGCCCAACCACGCGCTGGTTGACCTCAAGATCGAGCCCGCGCTGCAGGCCGGACCCCGTGCTTTCCAGTTCACCTTCACGGTGAAGAACTACGGCCCGGAGGCGCTGAAGGACCTGGAGGCGGCCGTGCGCGAGGGCGAGTCCACGCTCGCCAAGGGCTTCGTGGACGTGCCCGCCAACGGCACCGCGCAGAAGACGCTCACGGTGCGCTTCGCCCGGGGTGGCACGGCGCAGGGCTCGGTGACGCTCGCGCCGGACGAGCTCCCCGAGGACGACCGGCGCGCCTTCGTACTGCCGGTGCCGCGCGCGCTCAAGGCCCTGGTCATCAACGGCTCGCCGCACGCCACGCGCTACCGGGACGAGGCCTTCTTCGTGGAGGCGGCCCTGTCCGCCCCGGGCTCTCCCGTGGAGGTGGCCGTGCGCGACACGGAGGCAGGTTTGAGGGAGAACTTCTCCGCCTACGATTTGGTGCTGATGCTCAACGTGCCCGCCCCGAGCAAGGAGGACGCGGAGCGGCTCAACGCCTTCGTGAACGCGGGCGGCGGCCTCTTCGTGAGCATGGGCGACCGGGTGGACCCGGACGCGTACAACTCGCGGCTCGGTGCGCTGCTGCCCCGGCCACTGCGCCTGGTGCGCACCAGCGTGGAGCGCGAAGACCCCGACGCGGAGACCCAGTCCGCGAAGCTGGCGCAGGTGCAGGTGGAGCACCCCCTGTTCTCGCCCTTCACCGGCCGCGCCGAGGAGGGCCTCATTGGCGCCCGCTTCTACAAGTACATGCTCCTGGAGGCGGACAACCCCGCGGCCGCTGGCACCAGCCAGGTGCTGGCCACCTATGAGGATGGGGCTCCCGCGGTGGCCGTGGCCCGCCGGGGGAAGGGCCGCGTGGCCGTCTTCACCAGCACCGTGGATCGCGACTGGAGCGACTTCGCCATCCGCACCAGCTTCCTCCCGCTCATGCAGCGCTTCGCCGCGTACCTCACCGGCTCGCTCGAGGAGCGCGCCGAGCAGCGCGTGCGCGTGGGTGAGTCCGTGACGATGCGGCCCGAGACGGGCCAGACCGTCACCGCTGTCCGTACGCCGGATGGGACTGAGCTCCCGGTAAAGGCGCAGCCGGATGGCAGCCTCGTGGCAGGACCTCTGAACGAGCCGGGCTTGCATGCCGTGCTGGGCGCCGAGGGTAAGCCGCTCCAGGCGCTCGACTTCCCGGTGACGCTGGATCCGGCCGAGAGTGATTTGACGCGGGTCCCGACAGATACCCTCACGGCCTACTTCGGCGAGGAGACCGTGAAGGCCTCCAGCAGCGACGCGGAGCGCCCCAAAGTGCCTTTGTGGACATGGCTCATCGTCGCCGCGTGCGCTGCCTTCTTCCTCGAGGGCACCCTCCTGCGCAAGTAG
- a CDS encoding DUF58 domain-containing protein: protein MALLDAQTLSRLQGVKLRARAVMEGVLSGLHKSPHQGQSVEFAEHKEYAPGDELRHLDWKAYGKFDKYYIKRFEHETNLRSVMVVDASASMGYRSGALSKLEVANILAGALCYLLVRQQDAAGLAVMVGNAFKDVPPRASAGHLNVLLDTLERTQAQGTTNLVSAADHLAEVLPRRSTVIVLSDLLDENQDALKRILALRQRKNDVVLFHVVDPAELTFPFDDPTLFLDMEGDARVEVNPREIKESYLEEFGAFLANVKSACAEADVDYELVRTDERLDEVLLRFLGRRGRRR, encoded by the coding sequence ATGGCGCTGCTCGACGCCCAGACGCTGTCCCGGTTGCAGGGAGTGAAGCTGCGCGCCCGCGCGGTCATGGAGGGCGTGCTCTCCGGCCTCCACAAGAGCCCCCACCAGGGCCAGAGCGTGGAGTTTGCCGAGCACAAGGAGTACGCCCCCGGCGACGAGCTGCGCCACCTGGACTGGAAGGCCTACGGCAAGTTCGACAAGTACTACATCAAGCGCTTCGAGCATGAGACGAACCTGCGCTCGGTCATGGTGGTGGATGCGTCCGCCTCCATGGGCTACCGCAGCGGCGCGCTCTCCAAGCTCGAGGTCGCCAACATCCTCGCCGGAGCGCTGTGCTACCTGCTCGTGCGCCAGCAGGATGCCGCCGGGCTCGCGGTCATGGTGGGCAATGCGTTCAAGGACGTGCCGCCGCGCGCCTCCGCCGGGCACCTGAACGTGCTGCTGGACACGCTGGAGCGCACCCAGGCCCAGGGAACGACGAACCTGGTCAGCGCCGCGGATCACCTCGCCGAGGTGCTCCCGCGCCGCTCCACCGTCATCGTCCTCTCGGACCTACTGGACGAGAACCAGGACGCGCTCAAGCGCATCCTCGCCCTGCGCCAGCGCAAGAACGACGTGGTGCTCTTCCACGTGGTGGATCCCGCCGAGCTCACCTTCCCCTTCGATGATCCCACCCTCTTCCTCGACATGGAGGGGGATGCGCGCGTCGAGGTGAACCCGCGCGAAATCAAGGAGAGCTACCTGGAAGAGTTCGGCGCCTTCCTGGCCAACGTGAAGTCCGCGTGCGCCGAGGCGGACGTGGACTACGAGCTGGTGCGCACGGACGAGCGGCTGGACGAGGTGCTGCTGCGGTTCCTCGGGCGGCGCGGGAGGCGTCGGTGA
- a CDS encoding AAA family ATPase, with protein MESAAPSSANPQQPLPTEDLRAVEELAQARAQIVEQIEKRVVGQRDVVEHLLISLFSRGHCLFVGVPGLAKTLLISTLADVLNLSFNRIQFTPDLMPSDITGTDILEEDKATGHRAFRFMQGPLFANIILADEVNRTPPKTQAALLQAMQEYRITAGGRTYPLDLPFLVFATQNPIEQEGTYPLPEAQLDRFMFLVDVGYPTAEEEVQIVKSTTAGAPPKLEKILSPERILALQELVRRVPVPDHVVRYAVELVRNTRPKEPGVPEFVAKNVSWGAGPRASQYLVLAAKARAILSGRFVASVDDVRALARPVLRHRVLPNFTAESEGITSVKLVDQLVATVKG; from the coding sequence ATGGAAAGCGCCGCACCCTCCTCCGCCAACCCGCAGCAGCCGCTCCCGACCGAAGATCTCCGCGCCGTCGAGGAGCTCGCCCAGGCTCGGGCGCAGATCGTCGAGCAGATCGAGAAGCGCGTCGTCGGCCAGCGGGATGTCGTGGAGCACCTGCTCATTTCCCTGTTCAGCCGAGGCCACTGCCTCTTCGTGGGCGTGCCGGGCCTCGCCAAGACGCTGCTCATCTCCACCCTGGCGGACGTCCTCAACCTCTCCTTCAACCGCATCCAGTTCACGCCGGACCTGATGCCCTCGGACATCACCGGCACGGACATCCTGGAGGAGGACAAGGCCACCGGCCACCGCGCGTTCCGCTTCATGCAGGGTCCGCTGTTCGCCAACATCATCCTCGCCGACGAGGTGAACCGCACCCCGCCCAAGACGCAGGCCGCGCTGCTCCAGGCCATGCAGGAGTACCGCATCACCGCGGGCGGCCGCACGTACCCGCTGGACCTGCCCTTCCTGGTGTTCGCCACGCAGAACCCCATCGAGCAGGAGGGCACCTACCCGCTGCCCGAGGCCCAGCTGGACCGCTTCATGTTCCTGGTGGACGTGGGCTACCCCACCGCCGAGGAAGAGGTGCAGATCGTCAAGAGCACCACCGCTGGCGCGCCTCCGAAGCTGGAGAAGATCCTCTCGCCCGAGCGCATCCTCGCGCTGCAGGAGCTGGTGCGCCGGGTGCCGGTGCCGGACCACGTGGTGCGCTACGCCGTGGAGCTGGTGCGCAACACTCGCCCCAAGGAGCCCGGCGTCCCCGAGTTCGTCGCCAAGAATGTGTCCTGGGGTGCGGGCCCGCGCGCCAGCCAGTACCTGGTGCTCGCGGCCAAGGCCCGCGCCATCCTCTCCGGGCGCTTCGTGGCCTCGGTGGATGACGTGCGCGCGCTGGCCCGCCCGGTGCTGCGCCACCGCGTGCTCCCCAACTTCACCGCCGAGAGCGAGGGCATCACCTCGGTGAAGCTGGTGGATCAGCTCGTTGCCACGGTGAAGGGCTAG
- a CDS encoding alpha/beta hydrolase family protein: MHWMDALAGRLMSRRPPFFEEGWGSQALLERLSRGPQGFALPELHEVTLGASRREGGLWVQEGRFPSPAAVGPLPTASAEARFQLLLPVKAGPRPPVCLFLASSGDHGFGLRRFLAQPLLAAGMGAVLLENPYYGSRRPPGQKGEALRTVADLLLMGRATAVEAVALLGWLLARGHPKVGISGYSMGGSMAAYAACFFPLPLAVVPVAVAHSAAPVFTQGVLSALPDWETLGRTCGGPEAARQRLAELLEGFSVTQLAPLPNPRRAIIVAARKDGFVPSASTLRLLQHWRGAELRYLQGGHVRGLVAGRSIIARAILDAFSRIEDLQLPEEPPEGAAPG; the protein is encoded by the coding sequence ATGCACTGGATGGATGCCCTGGCGGGGCGGCTGATGTCACGCCGGCCCCCCTTCTTTGAGGAGGGGTGGGGTTCTCAGGCCCTGCTCGAGCGGCTCAGCCGGGGGCCTCAGGGTTTCGCACTCCCCGAGCTTCATGAGGTGACGCTGGGTGCGTCACGGCGTGAGGGCGGACTGTGGGTACAGGAGGGACGTTTCCCGAGCCCTGCGGCGGTAGGACCTCTGCCCACCGCGTCCGCCGAGGCCCGCTTCCAGCTCCTGCTCCCCGTCAAAGCCGGGCCGCGCCCCCCGGTGTGCCTCTTCCTGGCTTCCTCTGGAGACCATGGGTTTGGACTGAGGCGCTTCCTGGCCCAGCCGCTGCTCGCCGCGGGCATGGGGGCGGTGCTGCTGGAGAATCCTTATTACGGATCGCGCCGTCCTCCCGGGCAGAAGGGCGAGGCCCTGCGCACGGTGGCAGATCTGTTGTTGATGGGCCGGGCGACGGCGGTGGAGGCCGTGGCGCTGCTGGGCTGGCTGCTGGCGCGGGGCCACCCCAAGGTGGGCATCTCCGGGTACAGCATGGGCGGCAGCATGGCCGCCTACGCCGCGTGCTTCTTCCCTCTGCCCCTGGCCGTCGTCCCCGTGGCCGTGGCGCACTCGGCGGCGCCCGTGTTCACGCAGGGAGTGCTGTCCGCCCTGCCCGACTGGGAGACCCTGGGCCGCACCTGTGGAGGACCGGAGGCCGCGCGCCAGCGGCTGGCCGAGCTGCTCGAGGGCTTCTCCGTCACCCAGCTCGCGCCCCTGCCGAACCCTCGCCGCGCCATCATCGTCGCCGCGCGGAAGGATGGGTTCGTTCCCTCCGCCTCCACCTTGCGCCTGCTGCAGCACTGGCGCGGCGCGGAGCTGCGCTACCTCCAAGGAGGGCACGTCCGTGGGCTCGTCGCCGGCCGCTCCATCATTGCCCGCGCCATTCTCGATGCCTTCTCTCGCATCGAGGACCTCCAGCTCCCCGAAGAGCCTCCCGAGGGTGCAGCCCCTGGGTGA
- a CDS encoding styrene monooxygenase/indole monooxygenase family protein → MRRIAIIGSGQAGLLAAHALLKAGYEVTLYSDRTPEKWLNESKPTGSATRFDMALQFEYELGLNSWENDAPWGEGAHMTLCPVPGNRMLTLAGRLRRPFLAIDLRLQSYHWMHELTKRGGKIEIESVSIERLEQIAAQNDLTIVATGRGDMTNLFERNAERSVYDKPQRHLAMVCVKGPQMGFDGIPMLGLKYNVLGPLGEAFWIPYYHKDVGQSWNLVFEARPGSAMDRFEGCKTGEQVLEIGKQVVKEFVPWDYEWLKDAELSDSYGWQVGKFAPTVRNPVGRLPSGRLVAAVGDTAMSLDPIGGQGANNGNKMVRNMLECIVAHEDRPFDAQWMTDTFERFWARHGYWTSVHNNGMLQPGSAALRDLLFAQYGSDGRFDNNTGAQRLANAYVENGNDPAMLTPTLQDRRKTHEFIEKTTGISWIRAIASGAMGVAREEFRQWRGLEPRHPLVAAYKVA, encoded by the coding sequence ATGCGCCGTATCGCCATCATCGGTTCTGGACAAGCAGGACTCCTCGCCGCGCATGCGCTGCTGAAGGCCGGTTATGAGGTGACGCTCTATTCGGATCGCACTCCTGAGAAGTGGTTGAACGAGAGCAAGCCGACTGGATCCGCCACCCGCTTCGATATGGCGCTTCAGTTCGAGTACGAGCTCGGCCTCAACTCCTGGGAGAACGACGCACCTTGGGGTGAGGGCGCTCACATGACGCTCTGCCCGGTGCCGGGCAACCGCATGCTCACCCTGGCGGGCCGCCTGCGCCGGCCGTTCCTTGCCATTGACTTGCGGCTGCAGAGCTACCACTGGATGCACGAGCTCACCAAGCGCGGCGGCAAGATCGAGATCGAGTCCGTCTCCATCGAGCGCCTGGAGCAGATCGCCGCCCAGAATGATCTGACCATCGTGGCCACGGGCCGCGGTGACATGACCAACCTCTTCGAGCGCAACGCCGAGCGCAGCGTCTACGACAAGCCGCAGCGCCACCTGGCCATGGTGTGCGTGAAGGGCCCGCAGATGGGCTTCGACGGCATCCCCATGCTGGGGCTGAAGTACAACGTCCTTGGCCCTCTGGGTGAGGCCTTCTGGATCCCCTACTACCACAAGGATGTGGGGCAGAGCTGGAACCTCGTCTTCGAGGCCCGCCCGGGCAGCGCGATGGACCGCTTCGAGGGCTGCAAGACGGGTGAGCAGGTGCTCGAGATCGGCAAGCAGGTCGTCAAGGAGTTCGTCCCCTGGGACTACGAGTGGCTCAAGGACGCCGAGCTGTCGGACTCCTACGGCTGGCAGGTGGGGAAGTTCGCTCCCACGGTTCGCAACCCAGTGGGCCGGCTGCCCTCGGGCCGGCTGGTGGCGGCGGTGGGTGACACGGCCATGTCGCTGGACCCCATCGGGGGCCAGGGCGCCAACAACGGCAACAAGATGGTGCGCAACATGCTCGAGTGCATCGTCGCCCATGAGGATCGGCCCTTCGACGCCCAGTGGATGACGGACACCTTCGAGCGCTTCTGGGCCCGTCACGGGTACTGGACCAGCGTCCACAACAACGGGATGCTGCAGCCGGGCTCGGCCGCCCTGCGCGACCTGCTCTTCGCTCAGTACGGCAGCGATGGCCGCTTCGACAACAACACCGGCGCGCAGCGGCTGGCCAACGCCTACGTCGAGAACGGCAACGACCCGGCGATGCTCACGCCCACCCTCCAGGATCGGCGCAAGACGCACGAGTTCATCGAGAAGACGACGGGCATCTCGTGGATCCGCGCCATCGCCAGCGGAGCCATGGGTGTGGCGCGCGAGGAGTTCCGCCAGTGGCGCGGGCTGGAGCCGCGTCACCCGCTCGTGGCCGCGTACAAGGTGGCCTGA
- a CDS encoding FAD-binding protein, whose product MSLAPPSSNPSPQDAVIGFHPAGRSWVSQGGTAPGVEPLPKLKGVLLASPQARAEVADDFGHMVSRLPLAVLRPQSADDIAQMIRFARQHRLKIGPRGNGHVINGQSQVEAGIVIDMRSLNAVHSVSEDRIDVDAGILWSVVVERALAINRTPPVLTDLLELTVGGTLSVGGLSGNTFRQGLQIDHVLELQVVTGEGELVHCSPTQNKDLFEAVLAGLGQCGVITRATLKLVEAPTHVRLYDLGYPNLEAQLRDQRLAVENERIDYVLGFALPERSGTGWMHRMQVLQYYKEPSRPDDAQVLKGLSYQQGSESISDLPYPTWVSRLAPQLAELRQNGMYSLPHPWSDLFVPDSKLDAFAAEVLREVSPTEVDFYFPVLFYLLKRSRITRPLFSLPPGEDISFLFGVLRTAAPGAKRSVPQMVQHNRELYERNRKWEGTHYAHAALTLSPEEWRARFGPAWENLAAAKRRYDPDTVLTPGPGMFR is encoded by the coding sequence GTGAGCCTCGCCCCCCCGAGTTCCAATCCCTCTCCCCAGGATGCGGTCATCGGCTTTCATCCGGCCGGCCGCAGCTGGGTCTCTCAGGGGGGCACGGCCCCAGGCGTTGAACCCCTCCCGAAGCTGAAGGGAGTGCTGCTCGCCTCGCCGCAAGCGCGAGCGGAAGTGGCGGATGACTTCGGGCACATGGTGAGCCGCCTGCCCCTGGCCGTGCTCCGCCCCCAGTCAGCCGACGACATTGCGCAGATGATCCGCTTCGCCCGGCAGCACCGGCTCAAGATCGGCCCTCGCGGCAATGGGCATGTGATCAACGGCCAGTCGCAGGTGGAGGCGGGCATCGTCATCGACATGCGCTCGCTGAACGCCGTGCACTCCGTCTCCGAGGATCGGATCGACGTGGATGCCGGCATCCTCTGGAGCGTGGTGGTGGAGCGGGCGCTCGCCATCAACCGGACCCCGCCCGTGCTCACGGACCTGCTGGAGCTGACGGTGGGCGGCACCCTGTCGGTGGGTGGCTTGAGCGGCAACACCTTCCGCCAAGGTCTGCAGATCGACCATGTGCTGGAGCTTCAGGTGGTAACGGGCGAGGGCGAGCTGGTGCACTGCTCTCCCACGCAGAACAAAGACTTGTTCGAGGCGGTGCTCGCGGGGCTCGGGCAGTGTGGTGTCATCACCCGCGCCACCCTCAAGCTGGTGGAGGCGCCGACGCACGTGCGCCTGTATGACCTGGGCTACCCGAACCTCGAGGCCCAGCTGCGGGACCAGCGCCTGGCCGTGGAGAACGAGCGCATCGACTACGTGCTGGGCTTCGCGCTGCCGGAGCGGAGCGGCACGGGCTGGATGCACCGGATGCAGGTCCTCCAGTACTACAAGGAGCCGTCGCGTCCCGACGATGCGCAGGTGCTGAAGGGCCTGTCGTACCAGCAGGGCTCCGAGTCGATCTCCGACCTGCCGTACCCCACGTGGGTGAGCCGGCTCGCTCCGCAGCTGGCGGAGCTGCGGCAGAACGGCATGTACTCGCTGCCCCACCCCTGGAGCGATCTCTTCGTCCCGGACTCGAAGCTCGACGCGTTCGCCGCGGAGGTGCTCCGAGAGGTGTCCCCCACCGAGGTGGACTTCTACTTCCCGGTCCTCTTCTATCTGCTCAAGCGCAGCCGCATCACCCGCCCGCTGTTCAGCCTGCCGCCGGGGGAGGACATCTCCTTCCTGTTCGGTGTGCTCCGGACCGCGGCGCCAGGAGCCAAGCGCAGCGTGCCGCAGATGGTGCAGCACAACCGCGAGCTCTACGAGCGCAACCGGAAGTGGGAGGGGACGCACTACGCGCACGCCGCCCTCACGCTGTCTCCCGAGGAGTGGCGAGCGCGCTTCGGCCCGGCCTGGGAGAACCTGGCGGCCGCCAAGCGGCGCTACGACCCAGACACCGTGCTGACGCCGGGTCCGGGGATGTTCCGCTAA
- a CDS encoding tryptophanase, producing MSSSEDLPLELQTLAEPYRVKMVEKVRIPSRSERESILKKAHYSVVHVDSADIFIDVITDSGTGAMSDQQWAGLMKGDEAYMRSRSFIEFERAVQDILGFEHVIPTHQGRAAEHILMELLIKPEDGKDIVLCNTHFDTTRAHVMNRKATPLDLVGDWLWRFEEERPFKGNFDLGKLEAALERYHQRVPFVLITVLNNFACSSPVSMENIRETKRLADRYNIPIYFDICRFAENAYFIKTREKGYQDKSIAEIAREMLSYGRGCWMSAKKDGLVNIGGFIAVHDEKLAMRCKEKLVLYEGFPTYGGLAGRDLEAVAVGLREGIEEPYLAHRTQQIAYLADLFEKTGIRVSKPSGGSGVFIDVAGLYSHLPEDKFPAIAFTCDLYLEGAIRGSAYPFPLITIDPKTADITPRVFQFARFAIPRRTYTKGHLDYIATVMARLKEKAPQNKGYKITYSPEVLGHFFSKFEPL from the coding sequence ATGAGTTCGTCTGAAGATCTTCCGTTGGAGTTGCAAACGCTGGCCGAGCCCTACCGCGTGAAGATGGTGGAGAAGGTCCGCATTCCGTCTCGCTCCGAGCGCGAGAGCATCTTGAAGAAGGCCCACTACTCCGTGGTGCACGTGGACTCGGCGGACATCTTCATCGATGTGATCACCGACAGTGGCACGGGCGCGATGAGCGACCAGCAGTGGGCGGGGCTGATGAAGGGCGACGAGGCGTACATGCGCTCGCGCAGCTTCATCGAGTTCGAGCGGGCCGTGCAGGACATCCTTGGCTTCGAGCACGTCATCCCCACACACCAGGGGCGTGCGGCCGAGCACATCCTCATGGAGCTGCTCATCAAGCCGGAGGACGGTAAGGACATCGTCCTGTGCAACACGCACTTCGACACGACGCGCGCGCACGTGATGAACCGCAAGGCCACCCCGCTGGATCTGGTGGGGGACTGGCTCTGGCGCTTCGAGGAGGAGCGGCCCTTCAAGGGGAACTTTGATCTGGGCAAGCTCGAGGCCGCCCTGGAGCGCTATCACCAGCGCGTCCCGTTCGTCCTCATCACCGTGCTCAACAACTTCGCGTGTTCCTCGCCGGTGTCCATGGAGAACATCCGCGAGACGAAGCGGCTCGCGGACCGCTACAACATCCCCATCTACTTCGACATCTGCCGCTTCGCGGAGAACGCCTACTTCATCAAGACGCGCGAGAAGGGCTACCAGGACAAGTCCATCGCGGAGATCGCCCGGGAGATGCTCTCCTACGGGCGAGGCTGCTGGATGAGCGCGAAGAAGGACGGCCTGGTGAACATCGGCGGCTTCATCGCGGTGCACGACGAGAAGCTCGCGATGCGGTGCAAGGAGAAGCTGGTGCTCTACGAGGGCTTCCCGACCTATGGCGGTCTGGCGGGCCGAGACCTGGAGGCGGTGGCCGTGGGCCTGCGCGAGGGCATCGAGGAGCCCTACCTGGCCCACCGCACGCAGCAGATCGCCTACCTGGCGGACCTGTTCGAGAAGACCGGCATCCGCGTGAGCAAGCCCTCGGGAGGCTCGGGCGTCTTCATCGACGTGGCGGGGCTCTACTCGCACCTGCCGGAGGACAAGTTCCCGGCGATCGCCTTCACGTGCGATCTCTACCTGGAGGGCGCCATCCGTGGCAGCGCCTATCCGTTCCCGCTCATCACCATTGATCCGAAGACGGCCGACATCACCCCGCGCGTCTTCCAGTTCGCCCGCTTCGCCATTCCCCGGCGCACCTATACCAAGGGGCACCTGGACTACATCGCCACGGTGATGGCGCGGCTGAAGGAGAAGGCGCCGCAGAACAAGGGCTACAAGATCACCTACTCACCCGAGGTGCTGGGGCACTTCTTCTCGAAGTTCGAGCCCCTGTAG